Within the bacterium genome, the region GTTCATCTTTGAGGGAGAAATTAGTGCAAATCCCAAGTACACAATGGAATAAAGTAAAAACCCGAGCATTATTGTTTTCACTCTTCCAATTTTGTCAGAAAGCGCGCCCATAGGAGTTGATAGGGCGGCATATAAGACGTTGAAAAGGGTATAAAGAAGTGGAATCCTTTCCTGCGGAAATCCAATGTTTGCACTCCTTAAAATTAAGAAGGTATCGGAAGAGTTGCCAAGGGAGAATATTGTGATTATCAAAAGCAGAATTTTGTATTCCTTCGAAAGATTCTTTAAATTAAGGGAGAAATTTGCTTTCGCCTGGCCTTCTGACGAGGATTTAACTTCCTGAACCATTAAAATTAGGATGATCACTGCGATTGATGCGGGAATAAGAGATAAAAGGAAAATCATTCTTAGGCTTTTTCCCGTATCCCATGTGAATCGTTTTGTAAAAAGAATCAAAAGAGCGGATGCTAAAAGTGGGCCAATTATCGCTCCAATGGTATCCATCGATCTGTGAAATCCGAAACTTTTACCCCTATCTTCAGGTTTAACTGAATCTGCGATGAGCGCATCCCTTGGAGAGGTACGGATACCTTTTCCCACCCTGTCCGCAAACCTGGCAAAGAGAATGTGAAACCATTTTGTAGCAAATCCAATGGTTGGTTTAGCAATGGCAGATAAGCCGTAACCAATAATTACAAGGGGTTTTCTTTTTCTTATTTTGTCGGATATATAGCCTGAGACGGTTTTAAGGAGGCTCGAGGTGGCTTCTGCTATCCCTTCAATGGTCCCAAGAGCAGTGGCACCTGCACCTATAACAGACGAAAGGAAAAGGGGGAGCAGTGGATAGATCATCTCACTGGAAATATCAGTAAAAAGGCTTGTAAGACCCATTGCAACAACATTTTTGCTAAGTTTACGACTTTTTTTCACAGGCATGTGATTATTATAAACAGTAAAACGTGTAAGAAGAAAAATAGAGTTTTGGATGTTTCAAAATATCCATTCTACCGTTGGCTGTGAGGGTTTCCAGGAAAAAACGTAAAGTGAAGGTTAAAATAAAATAAGAAAAGTGGGGAGGGTTTGAATTGATTAAGAGTGTTTTCAAAAATCTATGTCCTAATTGCGGTGGAGATATATCCGCAGAAAGACTTTACGGAGGTCTCGTCTGTGAAAGATGTCTACCTTCCGAGATAAAGGGCGATTTGTGTCAGGAACTTGAGCACGGGAAATTTAAGATCCTGTGCGAAATCCGAAGGGAAGTCCAAAACTGGAAGAATTTTTTCAAAAAGTGCATTGGCTCAGAGCCGTGGAGTTTGCAAACAACATGGGCAATGAGGTTCTTCTTAGATAGGTCCTTTGCCCTGTTAGCTCCTACCGGTGTTGGTAAAACTTCCTTTGGGCTCTCACTGGCTGCCTACCTCGCTCAGCAGGGGAAAAAGTCTTACATTATTCTTCCCACCCGTCTTCTGGTTTACCAGACGGTTAAAAGACTTAAGAGCTTTGGGTTGGAAGAGGCTAAGTTGCTCTATTTCGGAGAGGGAGATAAAAAGGAAGAGCGGGAGAGAAAGTTAAGTCGCTTGAAGAACGGTGATTTTTTGATTCTTGTCACGACTTCAATGTTTTTATATAAGCACTATATAGATATTCCAGCAGGCTTTGATTTTCTTTTCGTTGATGATGTGGATTCTTTTCTTAAAACTGCCCGTAATATTGATAAGGCCTTACTCCTTATGGGATTTTCGGCAGATGATATTGGTCTTGCGATGGAAGTAATAAGATTACAATCAAAGCTTTACAAAACTGAGGAGGACTGGGAGAAAATCAATACTCTTACGCAGAAGTTGAGGGAAATTGAAAAAAAGAGACGTAGGGGTGTTCTCATTGTTTCTTCGGCTACTTCTAATCCTAAGTCCAGTAGAATTAAACTTTTCAGGGAGCTTTTAGGATTTGAGGTGGGAACTCCCACTTTTTATCTCCGTAATGTGGTTGACACCTATGCAGATTTTGGGAGGCTTGAACTCTCTGAATTGGTAAGGAGGCTTGGAAAAGGTGGCCTTGTCTTTGTCCCAGCGGACAGGAAGAAAGAGTTTGTTGATGAAGTCAAGTCTTACTTGGAAGGCAAGGGAATCCGAACTGCAACCTACGAAGAAATTGATGATGAAGCCTTAAAAAAGTTTGAAAGCGGAGAAATTGACGTTTTGGTTGGTATTTCTTCTTACAGGAATGTACTCGCACGAGGGGTGGATCTTCCTCATGTTATTCGTTATGCGATTTTTTATGGAGTTCCTAAAATTGTTCTCTCCCTTAAATTTGAAGAGAATCTCCAACATCTTGTATGGGCATTAAGTTCGTTAAGAACTTTTATTATAAAGAAGTTACCCTTTTACACTGCCAAAATTGATGGATGGCTGATTCAACTTAAGAAACTTCAGTTTATCACGGATGAGGTTTTAAAATCCAACCCAGCGATAAATGAGAAAATAAACACGCTAAGGACGGAAATCGGAAATTTTCTTAATTCTGATGAGATTGTTAATCTGTTGAAGGAGTCAACGGAGGTTATCCTCAGAAAGGATGAAGACGGTTACAAAATGGTGATTTCCGATGTAACCGGGTATTTACAGGCCAGCGGTCGTACTTCTCGGATGTATGGCGGTGGGCTTACAAAAGGATTGTGTGTGCTTTTGGTTGATGATGTGCGGGCATTTAATCATCTTATAAGAAGAGTCAGGTGGTTCAGCGAGGATATAAGTTTTGTTCCCTTTGAAGATGTGAATCTGGAAAAAATCCTTAGCGAAATTGACGCAGACAGGGAAAGGGTGAGGCAGTTTATAAAGGGTAAGTTGGTTTTAAAGGAGAACGAAGACATTTTGAAGCCCATTTTGATTATTGTTGAATCTCCAAATAAGGCGAGAACTATTGCCAACTTCTTTGGAAAGCCAATTAGAAGAAAGATTCACAACCACGACATTCTTGAGACTTCACTGGATGATAAGTATCTAATGATAACCGCTTCTTTTGGACACATCCTTGATTTGAACGAAAAAGAGGGCTACTACGGTGTTTATGTGGATGGGGAAATTAAGCCCGTTTACGAGCCTATTGAGGGGAAGGAGGAGATAATAAATGGTCTAAGATCGGCTTCCTTGGAGAGTTTTGAAGTCTATGTAGCAACCGATCCCGATACCGAGGGTGAAAAGATTGGATGGGAC harbors:
- a CDS encoding MFS transporter; translation: MPVKKSRKLSKNVVAMGLTSLFTDISSEMIYPLLPLFLSSVIGAGATALGTIEGIAEATSSLLKTVSGYISDKIRKRKPLVIIGYGLSAIAKPTIGFATKWFHILFARFADRVGKGIRTSPRDALIADSVKPEDRGKSFGFHRSMDTIGAIIGPLLASALLILFTKRFTWDTGKSLRMIFLLSLIPASIAVIILILMVQEVKSSSEGQAKANFSLNLKNLSKEYKILLLIITIFSLGNSSDTFLILRSANIGFPQERIPLLYTLFNVLYAALSTPMGALSDKIGRVKTIMLGFLLYSIVYLGFALISPSKMNLLWLLFGFYGVYYSLTEGVLRAFVADLSKKETRGFAFGVYHTLVGLSLLPASLFAGFLWDKISPGAPFYFGSFMAGV
- the rgy gene encoding reverse gyrase, producing MIKSVFKNLCPNCGGDISAERLYGGLVCERCLPSEIKGDLCQELEHGKFKILCEIRREVQNWKNFFKKCIGSEPWSLQTTWAMRFFLDRSFALLAPTGVGKTSFGLSLAAYLAQQGKKSYIILPTRLLVYQTVKRLKSFGLEEAKLLYFGEGDKKEERERKLSRLKNGDFLILVTTSMFLYKHYIDIPAGFDFLFVDDVDSFLKTARNIDKALLLMGFSADDIGLAMEVIRLQSKLYKTEEDWEKINTLTQKLREIEKKRRRGVLIVSSATSNPKSSRIKLFRELLGFEVGTPTFYLRNVVDTYADFGRLELSELVRRLGKGGLVFVPADRKKEFVDEVKSYLEGKGIRTATYEEIDDEALKKFESGEIDVLVGISSYRNVLARGVDLPHVIRYAIFYGVPKIVLSLKFEENLQHLVWALSSLRTFIIKKLPFYTAKIDGWLIQLKKLQFITDEVLKSNPAINEKINTLRTEIGNFLNSDEIVNLLKESTEVILRKDEDGYKMVISDVTGYLQASGRTSRMYGGGLTKGLCVLLVDDVRAFNHLIRRVRWFSEDISFVPFEDVNLEKILSEIDADRERVRQFIKGKLVLKENEDILKPILIIVESPNKARTIANFFGKPIRRKIHNHDILETSLDDKYLMITASFGHILDLNEKEGYYGVYVDGEIKPVYEPIEGKEEIINGLRSASLESFEVYVATDPDTEGEKIGWDVRLLLMPYVKSIKRMEFHEVTKKAIINAIRNPRDFDEDLVKAQIVRRVADRWVGFEYSQLLQKAFGKSNLSAGRVQTPVLGWIIEREKLVKQKIYRVGIEISKDQRKFSVDIDFEDEREAKKFFQKLDLVEISIKEEKEEVKNPLPPFRTDTMLKEASDKFKFSLPKTMELAQDLFELGYITYHRTDSTRVSDVGMGVAREFIEENFGKGYFHPRSWGEGGAHECIRPTRAIEVEDLRSLILSGQYETLSFDHLRLYELIFNRFIASQMRPIKVKVKVAEVKALDRKVEKTLVTEVLEDGWNKVQPLELHPDIYGKVDVQNAKTMKMLPKAYPFTHGELVFTMKERGIGRPSTYATIIAKLIERRYVVEKGGYLFPTPMGKRVYYFLNSLEGVKKFLSEEFTRVLEELMDQVEVGKKEYREILIDLYREIRSERRD